In Capillimicrobium parvum, a genomic segment contains:
- a CDS encoding TetR/AcrR family transcriptional regulator has translation MARAARVTVPEDGAEETRDRILRVANALFYQHGYSGTSLAAIADGVGISAPALYWHFSSKEEICFTAVHAELSRFVDAFGSCRDESAPPAARLSMFVRTYVRQKLEQSEWLVTPGATASYGPLRDALGPEYREQLDLLQREVLVLLRSILAAGHEARTFRFAQTTTTAFAILTMCEYVFVWVRRDGPLASDHVADLYRDMVLAMVGCAHP, from the coding sequence GTGGCCCGTGCCGCACGCGTCACCGTCCCCGAGGACGGCGCCGAGGAGACCCGCGACCGCATCCTGCGCGTCGCGAACGCGCTCTTCTACCAGCACGGCTACAGCGGGACGAGTCTCGCCGCGATCGCCGACGGCGTCGGCATCTCGGCCCCGGCGCTGTACTGGCACTTCTCCTCCAAGGAGGAGATCTGCTTCACGGCGGTGCACGCGGAGCTCAGCCGCTTCGTGGATGCGTTCGGGTCATGTCGCGACGAGAGCGCGCCGCCGGCCGCGCGGTTGAGCATGTTCGTCCGGACGTACGTGCGCCAGAAGCTCGAGCAGAGCGAGTGGCTCGTGACCCCCGGGGCGACCGCCTCCTACGGCCCGCTGCGCGACGCGCTCGGCCCCGAGTACCGCGAGCAGCTCGACCTCCTCCAGCGCGAGGTCCTCGTGCTGCTGCGCTCGATCCTCGCCGCAGGGCACGAGGCCCGGACCTTCCGCTTCGCCCAGACGACCACGACCGCGTTCGCGATCCTGACCATGTGCGAGTACGTCTTCGTCTGGGTACGACGCGACGGCCCCCTCGCGAGCGATCACGTCGCAGATCTCTACCGGGACATGGTCCTCGCGATGGTGGGGTGCGCGCATCCTTGA
- a CDS encoding hydantoinase/oxoprolinase family protein, translating to MRYRIGIDVGGTFTDFVATHGNGLVKGKVPSRPGDESTSVMEAVGEIASRAGVGVRPLLESTDSIVLGTTVVLNTMLEFDGAHTGLITNEGFRDVIELRRGHKESQVDLRLAAPVAIVTRRHRRTVAGRVDHTGRVVEELDEAQVRREAEALREAGVESIAVCFLFSYANPAHEQRAAELIREVHPDCFVTTSSEVLPQIREFERLSTTLVNAYTSPKLRQYLDLLQARLEQEGFGGSLLIMQSNGGVMDVEFSRARGVDAVFSGPSGGVVAGLWAARESGYRNIITADMGGTSYDVCLVHDGEPELGVDQWVSRYRVAVPLLDIHTVGAGGGSIAGVDEGGALHVGPESARAYPGPACYGRGGERPTVTDANLMLGYIDPDRFLSGGMRLDVDAARQAVETHVGAPLGVSATDAAIGIFRIANSDMSNALRYISVSRGRDPRDYALMAFGGAGAIHAAVQASDLGLSTVLVPRHASVLSALGALIADFKVSRVRSMLRAWEDVDLDELNATFLAMQEDAEALLTRGGAPGELIVKRSLDVRYQGQVQEVIVPLRSRTRRVTAVNFARSLRDFHDLHEQLYAFKRPGYATEIVSVRIELWAKREPLQLPTHRFGSEDSEHALVGTRQVYFEPDGFVDARIYDGALIEPGNIITGPAVIHEPDTTIVVAGSQEAMLDQNDMYVIEVSG from the coding sequence ATGCGGTACCGAATCGGCATCGACGTCGGGGGCACGTTCACCGACTTCGTCGCGACGCATGGGAACGGCCTGGTGAAGGGCAAGGTCCCGTCGCGGCCCGGCGACGAGTCGACGTCCGTCATGGAGGCTGTCGGCGAGATCGCGTCGCGCGCGGGCGTGGGCGTGCGGCCACTCCTCGAGTCCACGGACTCGATCGTGCTGGGCACCACGGTGGTCCTCAACACCATGCTCGAGTTCGACGGCGCCCACACCGGGTTGATCACCAACGAGGGCTTCCGAGACGTCATCGAGCTGCGGCGCGGGCACAAGGAGAGCCAGGTCGACCTGCGCCTCGCTGCGCCGGTGGCCATCGTCACGCGCCGCCATCGCCGGACCGTCGCCGGACGCGTCGACCACACCGGCCGCGTCGTCGAGGAACTCGACGAGGCCCAGGTGCGCCGCGAAGCCGAGGCGCTGCGCGAGGCGGGCGTCGAGTCGATCGCGGTGTGCTTCCTCTTCTCGTACGCGAACCCGGCGCACGAGCAGCGCGCGGCCGAGCTGATCCGCGAGGTCCACCCCGACTGCTTCGTGACCACCTCCAGCGAAGTGCTCCCGCAGATCCGTGAGTTCGAGCGCCTGAGCACGACGCTCGTCAACGCCTACACGAGCCCCAAGCTGCGCCAGTACCTCGACCTTCTCCAGGCGCGCCTCGAGCAGGAGGGCTTCGGCGGCTCGCTGCTGATCATGCAGTCCAACGGCGGTGTGATGGACGTGGAGTTCTCGCGGGCCCGCGGCGTCGACGCCGTGTTCTCCGGGCCCTCCGGCGGTGTGGTCGCCGGGCTGTGGGCCGCGCGCGAGTCCGGCTACCGCAACATCATCACCGCGGACATGGGCGGCACGAGCTACGACGTCTGCCTCGTGCACGACGGCGAGCCCGAGCTGGGCGTCGACCAGTGGGTCAGCCGCTACCGGGTGGCCGTGCCGCTTCTCGACATCCACACCGTCGGTGCGGGCGGCGGCTCGATCGCCGGCGTCGACGAGGGCGGCGCCCTCCACGTGGGGCCGGAGAGCGCCCGGGCGTACCCGGGGCCGGCGTGTTACGGCCGGGGCGGCGAACGCCCGACGGTGACCGACGCGAACCTCATGCTCGGCTACATCGACCCCGACCGCTTCCTGTCGGGCGGGATGCGGTTGGACGTCGACGCCGCCCGGCAGGCCGTCGAGACGCACGTGGGCGCGCCGCTCGGCGTGTCGGCCACCGACGCGGCTATCGGCATCTTCCGGATCGCCAACAGCGACATGTCCAACGCGCTGCGCTACATCTCGGTCTCCCGCGGCCGCGACCCCCGCGACTACGCGCTGATGGCGTTCGGCGGCGCTGGCGCGATCCACGCGGCGGTGCAGGCCTCCGACCTCGGTCTGTCGACGGTGCTCGTGCCCCGGCACGCATCGGTCCTCAGCGCGCTCGGCGCCCTGATCGCCGACTTCAAGGTGTCGCGCGTGCGCTCGATGCTGCGCGCCTGGGAGGACGTGGACCTCGACGAGCTCAACGCGACGTTCCTGGCCATGCAGGAGGACGCCGAGGCGCTGCTGACGCGCGGCGGCGCGCCCGGAGAGCTCATCGTCAAGCGCTCCCTGGACGTGCGGTACCAGGGCCAGGTGCAGGAGGTCATCGTGCCGCTGCGCAGCCGCACCCGGCGAGTGACCGCGGTCAACTTCGCGCGCTCGCTGCGCGACTTCCACGACCTGCACGAGCAGCTCTACGCGTTCAAACGCCCCGGATACGCCACCGAGATCGTGTCGGTGCGCATCGAGCTGTGGGCCAAGCGCGAACCGCTCCAGCTCCCGACCCACCGGTTCGGCAGCGAGGACTCCGAGCACGCGCTGGTCGGCACGCGCCAGGTGTACTTCGAGCCGGACGGCTTCGTCGACGCCCGGATCTACGACGGCGCGCTGATCGAGCCCGGCAACATCATCACCGGGCCAGCGGTCATCCACGAGCCGGACACCACGATCGTCGTGGCGGGCAGCCAGGAGGCGATGCTCGACCAGAACGACATGTACGTGATCGAGGTGAGCGGCTGA